The proteins below come from a single Polynucleobacter necessarius genomic window:
- a CDS encoding CBS domain-containing protein has product MKVRDILRVKGSTLFTVAPDTVLQTAVLVMSEHNIGSLVVMEYDKLVGILTFREVISALAKHHGKLDGLQVRSVMNQKPLTCNMETEIDEVRRMMLVDHARYLPVMDQKMLMGVISFYDVAKSVVEAQDFENTMLKAYIRDWPEDAEKTTN; this is encoded by the coding sequence ATGAAAGTTCGTGACATTTTGCGTGTAAAAGGCAGCACTTTATTTACGGTTGCGCCAGATACTGTATTGCAAACAGCTGTGCTGGTGATGAGCGAACATAACATTGGCTCTTTGGTTGTGATGGAGTACGACAAGTTGGTTGGTATATTGACCTTCCGTGAAGTTATCTCTGCATTAGCAAAACACCACGGGAAATTAGATGGATTGCAAGTCCGATCTGTCATGAATCAAAAGCCATTGACTTGCAACATGGAAACAGAAATCGATGAAGTACGCCGCATGATGTTGGTAGACCATGCGCGGTATTTACCAGTCATGGATCAAAAAATGCTCATGGGCGTGATTTCGTTCTACGACGTTGCAAAATCTGTAGTAGAGGCGCAAGATTTCGAGAACACTATGCTGAAGGCCTATATTCGTGATTGGCCTGAAGACGCAGAAAAAACCACCAATTAA